A window of Hevea brasiliensis isolate MT/VB/25A 57/8 chromosome 14, ASM3005281v1, whole genome shotgun sequence contains these coding sequences:
- the LOC110635654 gene encoding cyclin-D3-1 has protein sequence MAIQHHDEQQSSSFLLDSALYCEEERWEEEGAEELCQNESLHVICDKNGTRKNPSSFPLSSLLEQDLFWEDGELLSLFSKEEEQQSQVNVSNVETDSCLSIARQKAVEWMLKVNAHYGFSTLTAILAVNYLDRFLSSSYYQRDKPWMIQLVAVTCLSLAAKVEETQVPLLLDLQVEDTKYVFEAKTIQRMELLVLSTLKWKMHPVTPLSFLDHIIRRLGLKTHLHWQFLGRCERLLLTVVSDSRSASYLPSALATATMMHVIGQVEPLNPMVYQNQLLDVLKICKEKVIDCYEFIHKLSKTKTIASVVYKSHKRKYEPIPRSPSGVIDATVFSCDSSNDSWALGSSVSSSPERLFKKSRAQDQWVFVDIVGSPR, from the exons ATGGCTATCCAACACCATGATGAACAACAAAGCTCTTCTTTCTTGCTAGACTCTGCTCTCTACTGTGAAGAAGAGAGGTGGGAAGAGGAAGGAGCAGAAGAGCTCTGTCAAAATGAGAGTTTACATGTAATCTGCGACAAGAATGGAACAAGAAAGAACCCTTCTTCTTTCCCACTTTCATCATTGCTTGAACAAGATTTGTTCTGGGAAGATGGGGAGCTTCTCTCGCTCTTCTCCAAAGAAGAAGAGCAACAATCCCAGGTCAATGTCTCCAATGTCGAAACAGATTCTTGTCTCTCTATTGCTCGCCAAAAGGCTGTGGAGTGGATGCTTAAGGTCAATGCCCATTACGGGTTTTCAACCCTTACTGCAATATTGGCTGTCAACTATCTTGACAGATTCCTCTCCAGCTCTTATTATCAAAGAGACAAGCCATGGATGATCCAACTTGTGGCGGTGACTTGTCTTTCTTTGGCTGCAAAAGTAGAAGAGACCCAAGTGCCTCTTCTCTTAGACCTCCAA GTGGAAGACACAAAGTATGTGTTTGAGGCCAAAACCATTCAAAGAATGGAGCTTTTGGTGCTTTCTACGCTTAAATGGAAGATGCACCCAGTgactccactttcatttcttgATCACATCATTAGGAGGCTTGGATTAAAGACCCACCTTCATTGGCAGTTCCTTGGGAGATGTGAGCGTCTACTACTTACTGTAGTTTCAG ATTCAAGATCCGCTAGCTATCTTCCTTCTGCATTGGCTACTGCTACAATGATGCACGTTATCGGCCAAGTTGAGCCCCTAAATCCGATGGTCTATCAGAATCAGCTTCTGGATGTTCTTAAAATCTGCAAG GAAAAGGTGATTGATTGTTATGAATTTATTCATAAGCTATCAAAGACCAAAACCATTGCTTCTGTTGTCTACAAGTCTCACAAGCGAAAGTATGAACCAATCCCTCGCAGTCCAAGTGGTGTGATAGATGCTACTGTTTTTAGCTGTGACAGCTCAAACGATTCTTGGGCTCTGGGGTCTTCGGTCTCTTCATCGCCAGAGCGACTTTTTAAGAAAAGCAGAGCCCAAGACCAATGGGTTTTTGTGGACATCGTTGGCAGCCCTCGTTAA